A window of Synechococcus sp. MEDNS5 contains these coding sequences:
- the tsaE gene encoding tRNA (adenosine(37)-N6)-threonylcarbamoyltransferase complex ATPase subunit type 1 TsaE produces the protein MNGNLCGVSEASGSRVAQSTDRTWTLKDLEATHALGRWLAGADARPALLLLKGELGAGKTSLVQGIALALGIEEPITSPTFALSQHYPQGQPPLVHLDLYRLELASAADDLFLQEEEEARGLGALLVVEWPERLSLALPEAWTLELAHRQEGGREAVLTGPLHRRIVALH, from the coding sequence GTGAACGGGAATCTCTGCGGAGTCTCCGAGGCTTCGGGCTCGCGTGTGGCGCAATCTACCGATCGGACCTGGACCTTGAAGGATCTCGAGGCGACACACGCCCTCGGGCGGTGGCTGGCAGGTGCGGACGCGCGTCCCGCTCTGCTGCTGTTGAAGGGTGAGCTCGGTGCCGGCAAAACCTCGTTGGTGCAGGGCATTGCCTTGGCCCTCGGCATTGAGGAACCCATCACCAGCCCCACCTTTGCGTTGTCGCAGCATTACCCCCAGGGGCAGCCACCCCTGGTGCATCTCGATCTCTACCGGCTGGAGCTTGCCAGCGCGGCCGACGATCTGTTTCTGCAGGAGGAGGAGGAAGCCCGGGGCCTTGGTGCGCTCCTCGTGGTGGAGTGGCCGGAACGCCTCAGTCTGGCTTTACCGGAGGCCTGGACCCTGGAACTGGCGCATCGCCAGGAGGGTGGACGCGAGGCAGTGCTGACTGGACCGCTCCATCGACGCATCGTTGCGCTGCATTAA
- the ahcY gene encoding adenosylhomocysteinase has product MVATPSATTGLQVAQDYVIADINQAEFGRKELDIAETEMPGLMALREKYGSEKPLKGARIAGSLHMTIQTACLIETLVELGAEVRWASCNIFSTQDHAAAAMAARDIPVFAVKGETLEEYWEYTHRILEWSDGGSPNMILDDGGDATGLVMLGSKAEQDITVLDNPGNEEETFLFASIKKKLAQDPSFYSRTKAQIQGVTEETTTGVARLYKMQKSGELPFPAINVNDSVTKSKFDNLYGCRESLVDSIKRATDVMVAGKQALVMGYGDVGKGSAQSLRGLGATVCIAEVDPICALQAAMEGYRVVRLEDVVEEMDIFVTATGNYQVIRNEHLKKMKDEAIVCNIGHFDNEIDVASLKEYEWENIKPQVDHITLPSGNRIILLAEGRLVNLGCATGHPSFVMSNSFTNQVLAQIELFTKGNEYGKEVYVLPKHLDEMVARLHLNRIGAKLTELSKDQADYINVPVEGPFKPDHYRY; this is encoded by the coding sequence ATGGTGGCAACACCCTCGGCAACGACCGGCCTGCAGGTCGCACAGGATTACGTCATCGCGGACATCAATCAGGCGGAGTTCGGCCGGAAAGAGCTGGACATCGCCGAGACCGAGATGCCCGGCCTGATGGCGCTGCGTGAGAAGTACGGCAGTGAGAAACCCCTGAAGGGGGCCCGTATCGCCGGCTCCCTGCACATGACCATTCAGACCGCCTGTCTGATCGAGACCCTGGTGGAGCTCGGTGCTGAGGTGCGCTGGGCCTCCTGCAACATCTTCTCCACCCAGGATCATGCTGCAGCCGCCATGGCTGCCCGTGATATTCCTGTGTTCGCCGTCAAGGGCGAGACTCTGGAGGAGTACTGGGAGTACACCCACCGCATCCTCGAGTGGAGCGACGGTGGCTCCCCCAACATGATCCTGGACGATGGCGGCGATGCCACCGGTCTGGTGATGCTGGGCAGCAAGGCCGAGCAGGACATCACCGTGCTCGATAACCCTGGCAACGAGGAAGAAACGTTCCTGTTCGCCTCGATCAAGAAGAAGCTGGCCCAAGACCCCAGCTTCTACAGCCGCACCAAGGCTCAGATTCAGGGCGTGACCGAGGAGACCACCACAGGTGTGGCCCGTCTTTACAAGATGCAGAAGAGCGGCGAGCTGCCCTTCCCCGCCATCAATGTGAACGACTCGGTCACCAAGAGCAAGTTCGACAATCTCTACGGCTGCCGCGAGTCGCTGGTGGACAGCATCAAGCGCGCCACCGATGTGATGGTGGCCGGTAAGCAGGCTCTGGTGATGGGCTACGGCGATGTGGGCAAGGGCTCAGCCCAGTCCCTGCGCGGCCTCGGCGCCACCGTGTGCATCGCCGAAGTGGATCCGATCTGTGCCCTGCAGGCGGCCATGGAGGGCTATCGCGTGGTCCGTCTGGAAGATGTGGTGGAGGAGATGGACATCTTCGTGACCGCCACGGGCAACTACCAGGTGATCCGCAACGAGCACCTCAAAAAGATGAAGGACGAGGCCATCGTCTGCAACATCGGCCATTTCGACAACGAGATCGATGTTGCGTCCCTCAAGGAGTACGAGTGGGAGAACATCAAGCCCCAGGTGGACCACATCACCCTGCCAAGCGGCAACCGGATCATCCTGTTGGCCGAAGGCCGTCTGGTGAATCTCGGCTGTGCCACCGGTCACCCCAGCTTCGTGATGAGCAACTCCTTCACCAACCAGGTGCTGGCTCAGATCGAGCTGTTCACCAAAGGCAACGAGTACGGCAAGGAGGTGTATGTGCTGCCTAAGCACCTCGATGAGATGGTGGCCCGGCTGCACCTCAATCGCATCGGCGCCAAGCTCACCGAGCTGAGCAAGGATCAGGCTGATTACATCAACGTTCCTGTGGAGGGTCCCTTCAAGCCCGACCACTACCGCTACTGA
- a CDS encoding DedA family protein has protein sequence MGLSEFVTQLPEWIGQAVAANPWAGYGAIFAAMFLENLFPPIPSELIMPLGGFYVQQGQLQFIPVVLAGLLGTVIGALPWYGIGRLINEERIEQWLGRHGRWIGISPEELARSRRWFSRYGTALVFWGRLVPGIRTLISVPAGIELMPLTPFLIWTTAGSLIWTLLLTIAGMVLGEGYSNVELWIEPVSKVIKVLLVIAVIAGGIWLGLRVWRRRNAAD, from the coding sequence ATGGGGCTTTCTGAATTCGTCACCCAGCTGCCGGAATGGATCGGTCAGGCCGTTGCAGCCAATCCATGGGCTGGGTATGGGGCGATCTTTGCGGCCATGTTCCTCGAGAACCTCTTTCCGCCCATTCCCTCCGAATTGATCATGCCCCTCGGGGGGTTCTATGTGCAGCAGGGCCAGCTGCAGTTCATTCCCGTGGTGCTTGCCGGTCTGCTGGGCACCGTGATCGGTGCACTGCCTTGGTATGGCATCGGCAGGCTGATTAATGAGGAGCGCATCGAGCAATGGCTCGGGCGCCATGGCCGCTGGATCGGCATCAGCCCGGAAGAACTGGCGCGCAGCCGCCGCTGGTTCAGCCGTTACGGAACGGCGCTCGTGTTCTGGGGACGCCTGGTTCCAGGCATCCGCACCCTGATTTCCGTTCCGGCAGGGATTGAACTGATGCCGCTCACGCCCTTCCTGATCTGGACCACGGCCGGCAGTCTGATCTGGACCTTGCTGCTCACCATTGCCGGCATGGTGCTGGGCGAGGGCTACAGCAATGTGGAGCTCTGGATCGAGCCGGTCAGCAAGGTGATCAAGGTTCTGCTGGTGATCGCGGTGATCGCCGGCGGTATCTGGCTTGGCCTCAGGGTTTGGCGGCGCCGCAACGCCGCCGATTGA
- a CDS encoding single-stranded DNA-binding protein encodes MGVNSVTLVGRAGRDPEVRYFESGSMVANLTIAVNRRSRDDEPDWFNLEIWGKQAQVAADYVKKGSLLGIIGSFKLDRWTDRNSGEERSKPVVRVDRLELLGSKRDSEAAAGAFAGGGSASDEDVPF; translated from the coding sequence ATGGGAGTCAATTCCGTGACCCTGGTCGGCCGTGCCGGCCGCGACCCTGAAGTCCGTTATTTCGAATCGGGCAGCATGGTCGCCAACCTCACCATCGCCGTGAATCGCCGCAGCCGCGACGATGAGCCCGATTGGTTCAATCTGGAGATCTGGGGCAAGCAGGCCCAGGTGGCCGCCGACTACGTGAAAAAAGGGTCCCTCCTTGGGATCATCGGCAGCTTCAAACTCGACCGCTGGACCGATCGCAACAGCGGCGAGGAGCGCAGCAAACCCGTGGTTCGCGTCGATCGGCTTGAGCTGCTTGGATCCAAGCGAGACAGCGAAGCAGCCGCTGGAGCCTTCGCGGGTGGCGGCAGCGCCAGCGACGAGGACGTTCCTTTCTGA
- a CDS encoding rod shape-determining protein, with translation MLFRRFQLSRDIGIDLGTANTLIYVSGKGIVLQEPSVVALDLERGVTLAVGDEAKLMLGRTPGNIRAVRPLRDGVIADFDAAEQMLKTFIQKGNEGRGIVAPRLVVGIPSGVTGVERRAVREAGLAGAREVHLIDEPVAAAIGAGLPVTEPVGTMIVDIGGGTTEVAVLSLGGTVLSESVRVAGDEISDAIGVYLKKVHNLVVGERTAEDIKIRIGSAFPDNEFDQTVMDVRGLHLLSGLPRTIQLQAGDLREAIAEPLNVIVEAVKRTLERTPPELAADIVDRGIMLAGGGALVRGISDLISHETGIFTHIAEEPLLCVVKGCGQVLEDYKRLQRVLDTPEFVRAAAPV, from the coding sequence GTGCTCTTCCGTCGCTTCCAACTCTCCCGCGACATCGGCATCGACCTCGGCACAGCCAACACCCTGATCTACGTCTCAGGCAAGGGCATCGTGTTGCAGGAACCTTCCGTGGTGGCGCTCGATCTCGAACGGGGTGTCACCCTCGCTGTGGGCGATGAGGCCAAGCTGATGCTCGGGCGCACTCCAGGCAATATCCGGGCTGTGCGCCCGCTTCGGGACGGCGTGATCGCCGACTTCGACGCCGCTGAGCAGATGCTCAAAACCTTCATTCAGAAGGGCAATGAGGGGCGCGGCATCGTGGCCCCCCGGCTGGTGGTCGGCATTCCCAGTGGTGTGACCGGGGTGGAGCGCCGCGCCGTTCGCGAGGCGGGTCTCGCTGGTGCCCGAGAAGTGCATCTGATCGATGAGCCGGTGGCGGCGGCGATCGGAGCCGGCCTGCCGGTCACCGAGCCCGTCGGCACCATGATTGTGGATATCGGCGGTGGTACCACCGAGGTGGCCGTTCTCAGCCTGGGCGGCACCGTGCTGAGCGAGTCGGTGCGGGTGGCCGGCGATGAAATCAGCGATGCCATCGGTGTTTATCTGAAGAAGGTGCACAACCTGGTGGTGGGTGAACGCACCGCTGAAGACATCAAGATTCGGATCGGTTCGGCCTTCCCCGACAACGAGTTCGATCAGACCGTGATGGATGTGCGCGGCCTGCACCTGCTCTCCGGTCTTCCGCGCACCATTCAGTTGCAAGCTGGTGATCTGCGCGAAGCCATTGCCGAGCCTCTGAATGTGATCGTGGAAGCGGTCAAACGCACGCTTGAGCGCACTCCTCCTGAGCTCGCCGCCGACATCGTGGATCGCGGCATCATGCTGGCCGGGGGTGGGGCACTGGTGCGCGGCATCAGTGACCTGATCAGCCATGAAACCGGCATCTTCACCCACATCGCCGAAGAACCCCTGCTCTGCGTGGTGAAGGGGTGCGGGCAGGTGCTTGAGGATTACAAGCGTCTGCAGCGCGTGCTGGATACCCCTGAATTCGTGCGCGCCGCTGCTCCCGTCTGA
- the mreC gene encoding rod shape-determining protein MreC — protein sequence MGLSQWPQGSRLRSFQRLWPWFILLVVLGLVRLSKGAGFVDAFALLSRPFWPGSAQREWIQSAARQNDASRLELLEQDNARLRGLLELDQLSTGDRVQAAVISRTPSGWWQQLELGKGSFDGIAKDDAVIGPGGLIGRVQSVTPATSRVRLLTAPGSRIGVWLPRTRQHGLLAGLGTARPQLQFLDKDVQVRPGDLVSTSPASTLLPPNLPVAVVQSVNLRGVPAPTALVQLIAPPDAIDWVQVQVQVQVR from the coding sequence ATGGGGTTGTCCCAGTGGCCCCAGGGGTCCCGACTGCGCTCCTTTCAGCGGCTGTGGCCCTGGTTCATCCTCCTGGTGGTTCTCGGGTTGGTGCGGCTGAGCAAGGGTGCCGGGTTCGTGGATGCCTTTGCCCTTCTCAGTCGGCCCTTCTGGCCGGGGTCCGCGCAGCGGGAGTGGATTCAGTCTGCCGCTCGCCAGAACGACGCGTCCCGGCTGGAGTTGCTGGAGCAGGACAACGCGCGGCTGCGCGGCCTGCTGGAGCTCGATCAGTTATCCACAGGCGATCGGGTGCAGGCGGCCGTGATTTCGCGCACGCCATCGGGCTGGTGGCAGCAGTTGGAGCTCGGCAAGGGATCCTTTGATGGCATTGCTAAGGATGATGCGGTGATTGGCCCTGGTGGGTTGATCGGCCGTGTTCAGAGTGTGACGCCGGCCACCAGCCGGGTGCGTTTGCTGACGGCACCGGGGAGCCGTATCGGCGTCTGGCTGCCAAGAACCCGTCAGCACGGCCTGCTGGCAGGTCTGGGCACTGCTCGGCCCCAGCTTCAGTTTCTGGACAAAGACGTGCAGGTGCGGCCCGGTGATCTGGTGAGCACTTCCCCGGCCAGCACCCTGCTTCCCCCCAACCTGCCGGTGGCGGTGGTGCAGTCCGTCAATCTCCGCGGCGTTCCCGCGCCCACCGCCCTTGTGCAGTTGATTGCGCCGCCCGATGCCATCGACTGGGTGCAGGTGCAGGTGCAGGTGCAGGTTCGCTGA
- a CDS encoding rod shape-determining protein MreD, which translates to MARLHRQPICVASALLVPLLQLVAPSWLALDGVGPSWAMLWLLPWALVDGPVSGGIAGAALGLVLDGLSLGDVSQVPALVLMGWWWGRIGRRGPPIQRSFNIGLLALIGTVVQGLSLWLQLLVLGSSDALLQAWALHTTLAQALITGLLAPMVGSWQLLLWRRRAPA; encoded by the coding sequence ATGGCTCGCTTGCACCGTCAACCGATTTGCGTGGCGTCCGCTCTCCTAGTCCCATTGCTCCAGCTGGTGGCTCCCTCCTGGTTGGCGCTGGATGGGGTGGGGCCCAGCTGGGCGATGCTCTGGTTGCTGCCCTGGGCACTTGTGGATGGCCCGGTGTCCGGGGGGATTGCCGGCGCGGCGCTCGGCCTGGTGCTCGATGGCCTCAGCCTGGGTGATGTCAGCCAGGTGCCTGCGCTTGTGCTGATGGGATGGTGGTGGGGCCGAATCGGCCGTCGTGGGCCCCCGATCCAGCGCAGTTTCAACATCGGTTTGTTGGCTTTGATCGGCACCGTGGTGCAGGGGCTGAGCCTCTGGTTGCAGCTGCTCGTGCTGGGATCGTCTGACGCCTTGCTTCAGGCCTGGGCCCTGCACACCACCCTGGCCCAAGCCCTGATCACTGGACTGTTGGCGCCGATGGTCGGATCCTGGCAACTGCTCCTTTGGCGACGCCGCGCACCTGCATGA
- a CDS encoding sugar ABC transporter substrate-binding protein, translating into MTFKQQRRTRQWLVGLALAGVATLGWGCGRPPVPEGTLQLWTLQLAPKFNPYMASVIKAWEKRHPEVPVRWTDLPWGSVERKLLAAVFARTAPDVVNLNPPFAANLASKGGLTDLMPLLPEGAADRYLPSVWTAARDPEAGQIAIPWYLTVRLSLVNRDLLREAGLEQAPQRWEDVPAYARAIRERTGRYGLFVTVVPDDSAELLESMVQMGVTLLDDRQRAAFNTPAGRKAFAFWTDLYREGLLPREVVSQGQRRAIELYQSGELALLASGAEFLRSIQTNAPGVAAVTLPQPPLTGADGTANVALMTLAVPRQSDQAQEAVELALFLTNGPNQARFAREARVLPSSRQALAQVRAELEAEQPASEEEAQIREARLLSADTLKRARVLVPATPGVKRLQSIVYTQLQRSMLGQISSDQALLEAEQQWNRYASSRWP; encoded by the coding sequence ATGACCTTCAAGCAACAACGGCGGACGCGGCAATGGCTGGTGGGGCTGGCTCTCGCAGGGGTGGCGACGCTCGGCTGGGGATGCGGCCGGCCGCCGGTGCCGGAGGGAACGTTGCAGCTCTGGACCCTGCAGCTGGCGCCCAAATTCAATCCGTACATGGCCTCCGTGATCAAGGCCTGGGAGAAGCGCCACCCCGAAGTACCGGTGCGTTGGACCGATCTGCCCTGGGGATCGGTGGAACGCAAGCTGCTGGCCGCGGTGTTCGCGCGCACGGCACCGGATGTGGTGAATCTGAATCCCCCCTTTGCCGCCAACCTGGCCAGCAAGGGAGGGCTCACGGATCTCATGCCGCTTTTACCCGAGGGTGCGGCGGATCGCTACCTGCCGTCCGTCTGGACTGCGGCACGGGATCCAGAGGCCGGGCAAATCGCGATCCCCTGGTATCTCACAGTGCGTCTGAGCCTGGTGAACCGCGACCTGCTGCGTGAGGCCGGTCTGGAGCAAGCTCCTCAGCGTTGGGAGGACGTTCCCGCCTATGCCCGAGCGATCCGGGAACGTACCGGGCGCTACGGGTTGTTCGTGACCGTGGTGCCGGATGACTCCGCTGAGCTGTTGGAGTCGATGGTGCAGATGGGTGTGACCCTGCTCGATGACCGCCAGCGGGCGGCCTTCAACACCCCGGCTGGCCGCAAGGCTTTTGCCTTCTGGACGGATCTCTACCGGGAGGGGCTGCTCCCGAGAGAGGTCGTGAGCCAAGGGCAGCGACGGGCGATCGAGCTGTATCAAAGCGGGGAGCTGGCGCTGCTGGCCAGTGGTGCTGAGTTCCTGCGCAGCATCCAGACCAATGCCCCCGGGGTGGCGGCGGTCACCCTGCCCCAACCGCCGCTGACCGGTGCCGACGGAACGGCCAATGTGGCGCTGATGACCCTGGCGGTACCGCGCCAGAGCGACCAGGCCCAGGAGGCTGTGGAGCTGGCCCTGTTTCTCACCAATGGCCCCAACCAGGCCCGTTTCGCTCGCGAGGCACGGGTGTTGCCCTCATCACGCCAGGCCCTCGCGCAGGTGCGGGCTGAGCTGGAAGCCGAGCAACCGGCCAGCGAAGAGGAGGCTCAGATCCGTGAGGCCCGTCTGCTGTCGGCCGACACCCTCAAGCGCGCGCGGGTGCTGGTGCCGGCCACGCCTGGCGTGAAACGGCTGCAGAGCATTGTTTACACCCAGCTGCAGCGCTCAATGCTCGGTCAGATCAGCAGCGATCAGGCTCTGCTGGAAGCGGAGCAGCAATGGAATCGATACGCCAGCTCCCGCTGGCCTTAA
- the rpaB gene encoding response regulator transcription factor RpaB, protein MSGGPSQLENGQGPFDSGSAKATLLVVDDEPAVRRVLVMRLQLAGYRVVCAEDGEEALEVFNRESPDLVVLDVMLPKLDGFAVCRRLRAESCVPIIFLSALEAISERVAGLDLGADDYLPKPFSPKELEARISTILRRVGRGSANAEPRELPTGQGVVRVGELVVDTNRRQVTRGSERIALTYTEFSLLELLFREPGRVVPRAEILEQLWGYPPRRAADLRVVDVYVARLRGKLEPDPRNPELILTVRGIGYSSQRMGDNAPVAAAG, encoded by the coding sequence ATGTCCGGCGGGCCATCCCAGCTTGAAAATGGGCAGGGTCCCTTCGACAGCGGATCAGCGAAAGCGACTTTGTTGGTGGTGGACGACGAGCCAGCAGTGCGACGCGTGTTGGTGATGCGTCTGCAGCTCGCCGGCTATCGGGTGGTGTGCGCTGAAGACGGCGAGGAAGCACTCGAGGTGTTCAACAGAGAGTCTCCGGATTTGGTGGTGCTCGATGTGATGCTGCCGAAACTGGATGGATTTGCGGTGTGCCGGCGTCTGCGGGCCGAATCCTGTGTGCCGATCATCTTCCTTTCGGCTTTGGAAGCCATCTCCGAACGGGTGGCGGGTTTGGATCTCGGCGCTGATGACTATTTGCCCAAGCCCTTCAGCCCTAAGGAGCTGGAAGCGCGCATCTCCACCATCCTGCGTCGGGTGGGGCGCGGCTCGGCCAATGCCGAGCCGCGGGAACTGCCTACGGGTCAAGGCGTGGTGAGGGTCGGTGAACTGGTGGTGGACACCAATCGCCGGCAGGTGACGCGCGGCAGCGAGCGCATCGCCCTCACCTACACCGAATTCAGCCTTCTGGAATTGCTCTTCCGTGAACCTGGACGCGTGGTTCCCCGCGCCGAGATTCTTGAGCAACTCTGGGGGTATCCACCCCGTCGCGCGGCTGATTTGCGCGTGGTTGATGTGTATGTCGCTCGTCTGCGCGGCAAGCTTGAGCCCGATCCCCGCAACCCCGAATTGATTCTCACCGTGCGCGGGATCGGTTATTCCTCTCAGCGAATGGGTGACAACGCACCGGTGGCCGCGGCGGGCTGA
- the lysS gene encoding lysine--tRNA ligase → MSDLRETRLEKVSALRDQGREPYALTFDPTDRMARLQSDHADLPKGEERDCAVAVAGRVMTRRVMGKLAFFTLADETGTIQLFLEKAALGDAFAQITSLVDAGDLIGVRGTLRRTDRGELSVKVAEWTMLTKSLQPLPDKWHGLADVEKRYRQRYLDLIVTPQSRETFRRRALTVSAIRRWLDEREFLEIETPVLQSEAGGADARPFITHHNTLDLPLYLRIATELHLKRLVVGGFERVYELGRIFRNEGVSTRHNPEFTSVEVYQAYTDYLGMIELTESMIASVCQQVCGGTRLTYQGSEIDLTPPWRRATMHELVEEATGLDFSAFKDRAAAAEAMAAKGLPVPDNADSVGRLLNEAFEHAVEANLIQPTFVLDYPEEISPLARKHRSKPGLVERFELFIVGRETANAFSELIDPVDQRGRLEAQQARRAAGDDEAQGVDEDFLQALEVGMPPTGGLGIGIDRLVMLLTDSPSIRDVIAFPLLRPEG, encoded by the coding sequence GTGTCTGATCTGCGTGAGACCCGCCTCGAGAAGGTGTCTGCCCTGCGCGACCAGGGCCGGGAGCCCTACGCCCTCACCTTTGACCCCACCGACCGGATGGCTCGGCTGCAGAGCGACCATGCCGATCTGCCCAAGGGAGAGGAGCGGGATTGTGCGGTGGCCGTTGCCGGCCGGGTGATGACCCGGCGGGTGATGGGCAAGCTTGCTTTCTTCACCCTGGCCGACGAAACCGGCACGATCCAGCTGTTTCTGGAGAAGGCGGCGCTCGGCGATGCGTTCGCTCAGATCACGTCTCTTGTCGACGCCGGCGATCTGATCGGCGTGCGTGGCACGTTGCGCCGCACCGACCGGGGGGAGCTGTCGGTGAAAGTGGCGGAGTGGACCATGCTCACCAAGTCGCTGCAGCCTCTGCCGGACAAGTGGCATGGTTTGGCGGACGTGGAGAAGCGTTACCGCCAGCGCTATCTCGATCTGATCGTGACGCCCCAGTCGCGCGAGACCTTCCGCCGCCGGGCGCTGACCGTGAGCGCGATCCGGCGCTGGCTCGACGAGCGCGAGTTCCTGGAGATTGAAACGCCTGTGCTGCAGTCGGAGGCGGGTGGAGCCGATGCGCGCCCGTTCATCACCCACCACAACACCCTGGATCTGCCGCTTTACCTGCGCATCGCCACCGAGTTGCATCTCAAACGCTTGGTGGTGGGCGGTTTTGAGCGGGTGTACGAGCTGGGTCGCATCTTCCGCAATGAAGGGGTGAGCACCCGCCATAACCCCGAGTTCACGTCGGTAGAGGTGTATCAGGCTTATACCGATTATCTGGGGATGATCGAACTCACCGAGTCGATGATCGCGTCGGTTTGTCAGCAGGTGTGTGGTGGTACGCGGCTCACATATCAAGGCTCAGAGATCGATCTCACCCCGCCCTGGCGCCGGGCGACGATGCATGAGCTGGTGGAGGAGGCCACCGGCCTGGACTTCTCGGCCTTCAAGGATCGGGCGGCGGCGGCTGAGGCCATGGCGGCCAAGGGGCTCCCGGTTCCAGACAATGCCGATTCAGTGGGCCGTCTGCTCAATGAAGCCTTTGAGCATGCCGTGGAAGCCAACCTGATTCAGCCCACCTTCGTGCTCGACTATCCCGAGGAGATCTCACCTCTCGCTCGCAAACACCGCAGCAAGCCCGGCCTGGTGGAGCGCTTCGAGCTGTTCATCGTTGGACGGGAGACGGCCAATGCCTTCAGCGAGTTGATTGATCCGGTCGACCAGCGCGGGCGCCTGGAGGCTCAGCAGGCCCGCCGGGCCGCCGGCGATGATGAAGCGCAGGGGGTGGATGAGGACTTTCTGCAGGCGCTTGAAGTGGGCATGCCCCCCACAGGAGGCCTGGGCATCGGCATCGACCGCCTGGTGATGCTGCTCACCGACAGTCCTTCCATCCGTGATGTGATCGCCTTCCCGCTGCTGCGTCCGGAGGGGTGA
- a CDS encoding hercynine metabolism protein, whose product MAPTWLDQLERNLEDRLNAFLKANPDQDRLLREQHLQDRQRDLNRRRDQMQSQAKDLRRQLLSLAEQVQAWGERSRKARAAGAQKLAIRAEGHVQTLMEQGRDLWSELETLGREFQGLDRQISDLRRQASNPSKGRSLDEDWALFEARQELEELRRRQGLD is encoded by the coding sequence ATGGCTCCGACCTGGCTGGATCAACTGGAACGCAACCTGGAGGATCGGCTCAATGCCTTTCTCAAGGCCAACCCGGATCAGGATCGCTTGCTGCGCGAACAGCATCTGCAGGACCGCCAGCGTGACCTGAACCGTCGCCGGGATCAGATGCAGAGTCAGGCCAAGGACCTGCGCCGGCAGCTCTTATCCCTGGCGGAACAGGTTCAAGCCTGGGGTGAGCGCAGCCGCAAGGCTCGTGCTGCTGGGGCGCAGAAACTAGCGATACGCGCTGAAGGCCACGTGCAGACGTTGATGGAGCAGGGCCGGGATCTCTGGAGTGAACTGGAGACGCTCGGCCGCGAGTTTCAAGGCCTGGATCGGCAGATCAGCGATCTACGCCGACAGGCCTCAAACCCATCGAAAGGGCGAAGCCTGGATGAAGACTGGGCCCTCTTCGAAGCAAGACAGGAACTGGAAGAGCTCCGGCGCCGCCAAGGACTCGACTGA
- a CDS encoding hercynine metabolism small protein codes for MGREEQRRTVRLQRESLIEELETVYRQAFEKLSELELGDGSVARLTQLLLRSRDGAITPLQEEIEAPLITRAPDAIVQEAVD; via the coding sequence ATGGGTCGAGAAGAGCAACGGCGCACGGTGCGACTGCAGCGGGAATCGCTGATTGAGGAGCTGGAGACGGTGTACCGGCAAGCCTTCGAGAAGCTCAGCGAGCTGGAGCTCGGGGACGGGTCGGTGGCCCGACTCACCCAGCTGCTGCTGCGCTCGCGGGATGGGGCGATCACCCCCCTGCAGGAAGAGATTGAAGCGCCCCTGATCACCCGGGCTCCGGATGCGATCGTCCAAGAAGCTGTGGACTAA